Part of the Zingiber officinale cultivar Zhangliang chromosome 8A, Zo_v1.1, whole genome shotgun sequence genome, TATTTTGTATACATTAACAGACAATGTTAAGTGGAAACATGTTCTTTCACTTGTTCTGGGCTCCATTGGGTAGTACGACACAAACAAAATCAAATCAAgcataatattaattattaatattattgatAATTATTATTTCATTGTGATTCTATAAATTAGGTTGAATCTCAACAAAAATATCAACTCCTAAATGTAAAAAATTTTGATCTCGTATGGTGTACTAATATAGTGATCTAATTCGACGAGTAAAGGAACACACAAGACAGTTGAATTTACGCCTATGTTACCCAAATGAAAGTTACTAGTGAATAAAGAGAAGAAACTTGTTTAAATAAAGACACACCAACAGGAAAGAGTCAAATAAGACACAATCAACCAGCAAGGTCCATGAATGTATGTCCGACAAACCAATCAAATTATGAACAGGAACAAGAGCATGCTAGGATTGATTAAATCATACCCATCAAACTAAAAGTCTTTGGTACTTTTGCTGCAAAAGGCAGCGCCACAAATAATAAAGATCAATACTCCCATTTCTTCAACTGCATACCATCTGGTGGAGTACTCTCTATTTTCTTTGAACCCACTTCCTTCCAGTTTGTGGACAGCACTGTGCCATTTGATTCAACCTATATTGAGATAGGAGATTGAATGAGGTTCCTAAATTCGTGGATTGTTCTTTGGATGCATTTAGATTAGCAGCAATTAGTCTTTGCAATTATTCTGAGCAATAATTGTCCTTTTCTAGGCAAAAGAAGTGTCCCAGAATGACTTACAAATGACTTGCTCATTGCTCGCCGTATGTCCTCATCGGAATCTCGATAAATATCCTGAAAGAATTTGTTCAGTGCTGCATCTCCATTTAGTTTTTCATCTTTCTCCTGAAGAAATGATCACAATGAGACAGTTGAGAAAAAAAGGTGCAAGATTTTCGAATGTCATTTTATACCTCTTTCTTCACTTGTGCTTCTAGTTTATCCCAGTCTGTTCTCGATTTTGAGGATGGATAAGATGGTCTGGGTGAGTTTGAAGCTGCAGGTTTCGGTATTTTAGTTAACACACTGTCTCAGTGGCATCCAATACAGGAACAAAAATTTGTAAATTGAGTGTAATTGATACAGACATTGAAGAATTAATCGATGAACTAAAACCCTCATTTCCTCAACTCATCAACAAGATATATTGAACTTGTGGTGTGTAAATACATTATTTTGGAGTGACAGGCTCCACTAGAATTCAACATGGTGCTAGCGAAGCAATAGATTTGTGACTCTAAAACATGGTGGGCACAATGGGTCACATTGAAATAAGGATGCTCCATGCCTATTATTAGTCCTACATGACAAGAACAGTGATCCATTATATCAATGTAATAGCAGGATGCCATCTTCTCGAATTCCTACTCATTTTGGGATGGAACAAGCAACCACCCAAATCCAACAATGCAAAAAAAGAGAAGCAAAAACAAACAATCAAgccaaagagatgtctctgatgaaatatttatacaaatgataaactatacaacaacaacaactaagccttatcccactagataGGGTTGGCTCAATTGAGAAACTATAAAAACCAAATATATGAATGCAAGAATGATTATCTCTCAGTTATTAAATACACAGAATGCTTCTACAAGTGAGCACAAATGAAGAATCAACTGACAAAAACCAGCTCGAGATGCAAGATAATCTAGATAGAAATCAACCAGCAAGACTTGAGCGAGTATCTTATATTAGTACTATTTGAAGTCATTAGATGTTCTAGTTTAACATAGTGATGCATAAAACCTCATCATTGGCCTACCTGGCAAATTTATCTTCTGGGGAACTGTTTTCTTGTCACTGTAGTCTAGTGAAGGCCAAGCAATTGTCTCGGCCTTTGATAGTCGGATTTCAATTTTGGTAGATAAGACTTGATAGCTGCACTTTTCAGGTATGATCTGTACAACCATGTTTCAAAATGCCTTACATAGTCATTTAAAGTACTAGATGAGTAGTACTAAATACTAACTTCATATGAAATAACTATTATACTCTGTCAGTGTAATAGCCTAAATGTCAAAAAGAGAAATACCTTAGCAAATAAACGAGGTTGAAAATGATACTGTTCTTCCCCAGGTATATCTATCATGACACTCAACTGCACCATGACAGTATAAATGCATAATCATGTCAACCACTATTATATTTTGGAGCTAGGTTCAATCATAACATAAGACAGGTAAACTTTGAATCGTatagaacaaggaagaaaatcacaTAGAAGTGCATACTATTTGTTCCCCAAATTCAACTGAAACACCTGTAGCAGGAACGCCCTTAGCAAAAATGGTCAACACTATATCCCTTGCCGCATTATAGAAGTCATACCTGCATTCAGTTAGATGTCAAACAAATATGACaagaaattaaaagaatattGGATCCAGTTCAAGATTCAGTTGTGATGATAATGCTACATCACCCATGAAAATATAGTCAACCAATGAACACATAATAAATACCAACCTATGCTTGGGTTGTTCAAATTATTTAGGGACTATAGTCAATGCACAAATGCATAGTAAATGCCCTCAACAATCAGACAAGGAGAATTAGTACATTAAAGGTATGCAATTTACAGATCAAAAGACATCAACTTCATAACTGATATATCTAAAATAGCAATGTCTAATCATGATCTGCTTCTGCATC contains:
- the LOC122009624 gene encoding protein SGT1 homolog gives rise to the protein MATDLKKKAKDAFVDDNFELALDLYTQALGLEPSNADLFADRAQANLKVENFTEAVADANKAIELDPSIPKAYMRKGIACMKLEEYQTAKAALEAGLQLASGDSRFTKLIKECDDCIAEEARGLSKEETENVSQSSFSASNPTTNFGNTSNSTPDSSNQTKEATKKPKYRYDFYNAARDIVLTIFAKGVPATGVSVEFGEQILSVMIDIPGEEQYHFQPRLFAKIIPEKCSYQVLSTKIEIRLSKAETIAWPSLDYSDKKTVPQKINLPASNSPRPSYPSSKSRTDWDKLEAQVKKEEKDEKLNGDAALNKFFQDIYRDSDEDIRRAMSKSFVESNGTVLSTNWKEVGSKKIESTPPDGMQLKKWEY